In Deltaproteobacteria bacterium, a genomic segment contains:
- a CDS encoding VCBS repeat-containing protein, whose protein sequence is MLATLAALALALPLFAACSRQESDQPAQQTAAPAAVTGVPPAQLDRIVTLFNKGVGSMDRYEPVEAIKAFEEVVTLAPNWTLGRLNYGIALLNGQTDEYYAKAEVELKKVIAQAPENPYGHYALGMLLRHLTRFEDAKAQFEAVLKIDPEDADAHYQLGILVMDKDAAAARWHLEKTLAKIPHHESACYRLQSLLVKAGEKQKAEELMARFRALKAAKAGAFSGMKYGEMGRYAEVIRAFPGLAGGGEADAAPAYADVAEEAGLQLAATGAAGWPGQAAAGSAAAFAPGVAAADIDGDGDLDLYIPSLGPDGRGVLYRNDGGRFAAVPDSGIDGRNAVGAFFGDYDGDGDPDLYLTCAGPNRLYRNDGNARFTDVSAATGTAGGAVLGVGAAWADADHDGDLDIYVANFAGMDAAAKPGAPNALFRNNGDGTFADVAPGAKIDGGETASVGVLFVDLDDDRDLDLYVINSGSPNHVFLNDRVGQYTDASARYAELANAGGGTGALSGDIDLNGREDLLLLRGPEPPRLFLQTERGRFVEDQALAAIARSVGGAAGGVLGDLDLDGDLDLVLLGTGGNGQHRILMNKGAGAFAPPVALGSERAVPDARGAVAADFNGDGSLEVVVARAAARPELWRAPVPAGRHWLEVIPAKASEGQAQWVDPTAVGLQVEAKTGRRLQVASVRASAGYLGGTPQRAHFGLGEHAKADYVRLAWPDAVLQSELEVAADQHWRVTKVLRKPSSCPLLFAWDGSAFAFVTDFLGVGGLGFFMTPGEYAPPDPTEDVRIPPELIKPRDGRYALRIAEPLEEITYLDELHLHAYDHPANWEVYPDERFTGSAPFPTGRPLAVAKKIFPVAARDEHANGVRDRVMQIDRRYVEPPMDRRFVGYAADHWIELDFGRQLAKLPANARLVLYLYSWVEYTYSHVNYAAYQAGLKMQSPSIEVPDGQGGWQVAVPEMGYPGGLPRMMTFDISSLPVREHGRFRIRSNMEVYWDQIFIGEDVAGSTLQGHTLRPAVAELRQLGYPREYSPDGANPTLYDYQRVDQGVPFKNLTGDYTRFGDVRPLLEAADDRYVIFGRGEEIALEFDARQLPNLPAGQSRTVVLHADGYCKDMDLYTAFPDTVAPLPYHAMENYPPARPAPETPEHREYQRTWNTRHVAG, encoded by the coding sequence ATGCTCGCAACTCTTGCTGCGCTCGCGCTGGCTCTCCCTCTCTTCGCCGCTTGCTCCCGCCAGGAATCCGACCAGCCCGCCCAGCAAACCGCCGCGCCCGCGGCCGTAACCGGCGTGCCGCCCGCGCAGCTCGATCGTATCGTCACGCTGTTCAATAAGGGTGTGGGCTCGATGGATCGCTACGAGCCGGTCGAAGCGATCAAGGCCTTCGAAGAGGTCGTCACGCTGGCGCCGAACTGGACGCTCGGACGGCTGAACTACGGTATCGCGCTGCTCAACGGGCAGACCGACGAGTACTACGCCAAGGCCGAGGTCGAGCTGAAGAAGGTGATCGCGCAGGCGCCCGAAAACCCGTACGGCCACTACGCGCTTGGCATGCTGCTGCGCCACCTCACCCGCTTCGAGGACGCCAAGGCGCAATTCGAGGCGGTGCTGAAGATCGATCCCGAGGACGCCGACGCCCACTACCAGCTCGGCATCCTGGTCATGGACAAGGACGCCGCGGCCGCGCGCTGGCATTTGGAGAAGACGCTGGCGAAGATTCCGCACCACGAGTCGGCCTGCTACCGGTTGCAGTCACTGCTGGTGAAGGCGGGTGAGAAGCAGAAGGCGGAAGAGCTGATGGCGCGCTTTCGCGCCCTCAAGGCGGCCAAGGCCGGCGCGTTCTCCGGCATGAAGTACGGCGAGATGGGGCGCTACGCCGAGGTCATCCGTGCCTTCCCCGGTCTCGCCGGCGGTGGTGAAGCTGACGCGGCGCCTGCGTACGCCGATGTGGCGGAAGAAGCCGGCCTGCAGCTTGCCGCAACGGGCGCGGCGGGCTGGCCCGGACAAGCTGCCGCCGGCAGCGCGGCGGCGTTTGCGCCGGGCGTGGCGGCTGCCGACATCGACGGCGACGGCGATCTCGATCTGTACATTCCCAGCCTCGGCCCTGACGGGCGTGGCGTGCTCTACCGCAATGATGGAGGGCGTTTCGCCGCTGTGCCCGACTCGGGCATCGACGGCCGCAACGCGGTCGGCGCGTTCTTCGGCGACTACGACGGCGACGGCGATCCGGATTTGTATCTCACCTGCGCCGGCCCGAACCGGCTCTATCGCAACGACGGCAACGCGCGCTTCACCGACGTCAGCGCGGCCACCGGCACAGCCGGCGGCGCAGTGCTCGGCGTCGGCGCGGCCTGGGCTGATGCCGATCACGACGGCGATCTGGACATCTACGTCGCGAACTTCGCGGGCATGGACGCCGCAGCGAAGCCTGGCGCGCCCAACGCGCTCTTCCGTAACAACGGCGACGGCACGTTCGCCGACGTGGCACCGGGCGCGAAGATAGACGGCGGTGAGACCGCCAGCGTCGGCGTCCTGTTCGTCGATCTTGACGACGATCGCGACCTCGACCTGTACGTCATCAACTCCGGCAGCCCGAACCACGTCTTTCTCAACGACCGCGTGGGCCAGTACACCGACGCGTCGGCGCGCTACGCCGAGCTGGCGAATGCGGGCGGCGGCACCGGCGCGTTGTCAGGCGATATCGACCTGAACGGCCGTGAGGACTTGCTCCTGCTGCGCGGTCCGGAGCCGCCGCGCCTGTTCTTGCAAACCGAGCGTGGTCGCTTCGTCGAAGATCAAGCCTTGGCCGCGATCGCGCGCTCCGTCGGTGGCGCAGCGGGCGGTGTGCTCGGCGACCTCGATCTCGACGGCGACCTCGACTTGGTGCTGCTCGGCACGGGCGGCAACGGCCAGCATCGGATTCTGATGAACAAAGGGGCGGGAGCCTTCGCGCCACCGGTCGCGCTCGGAAGCGAACGCGCGGTGCCGGATGCCCGCGGTGCGGTGGCGGCGGACTTCAACGGCGACGGCTCACTTGAAGTGGTCGTGGCACGCGCAGCGGCGCGGCCCGAGCTGTGGCGCGCGCCGGTGCCGGCGGGCCGGCATTGGCTCGAAGTGATTCCGGCCAAGGCCAGCGAAGGTCAAGCGCAATGGGTCGATCCCACCGCCGTCGGTTTGCAGGTCGAGGCGAAGACCGGCCGCCGGCTGCAAGTGGCCAGCGTGCGAGCGTCGGCCGGTTATCTGGGCGGCACGCCGCAGCGCGCGCACTTCGGCCTCGGCGAGCACGCGAAGGCGGACTACGTGCGCCTGGCGTGGCCCGACGCCGTGCTGCAAAGCGAGTTGGAAGTCGCCGCCGATCAGCATTGGCGCGTCACCAAGGTGCTTCGCAAGCCGTCGTCGTGTCCGCTGCTGTTTGCGTGGGACGGCAGCGCCTTCGCGTTTGTCACCGACTTCCTCGGCGTCGGCGGCCTCGGCTTCTTCATGACGCCGGGCGAGTACGCGCCGCCCGATCCGACCGAGGACGTGCGCATTCCGCCCGAGCTGATCAAGCCGCGCGACGGGCGCTACGCGTTGCGCATTGCCGAGCCGCTCGAAGAGATCACCTACCTCGACGAGCTGCACCTCCATGCCTACGACCATCCGGCGAATTGGGAAGTGTATCCCGACGAGCGCTTCACCGGTTCCGCGCCGTTCCCGACGGGACGGCCGTTGGCGGTCGCGAAGAAGATCTTTCCGGTCGCGGCGCGCGACGAGCATGCCAACGGCGTTCGCGATCGCGTGATGCAGATCGATCGCCGCTACGTCGAGCCGCCGATGGACCGGCGCTTCGTGGGTTACGCCGCCGACCACTGGATTGAACTCGATTTCGGACGGCAGCTGGCGAAGCTGCCGGCGAACGCGCGCCTGGTGCTCTACCTGTACAGCTGGGTCGAGTACACCTACTCGCACGTGAACTACGCCGCGTATCAGGCGGGCTTGAAGATGCAGTCGCCGTCGATCGAGGTGCCGGACGGGCAGGGCGGCTGGCAGGTGGCGGTGCCGGAGATGGGCTATCCCGGCGGCCTGCCGCGCATGATGACGTTTGACATTTCGTCACTGCCGGTGCGCGAGCATGGCCGCTTCCGCATCCGCAGCAACATGGAAGTGTACTGGGATCAGATCTTCATCGGCGAAGACGTGGCCGGCTCTACGTTACAAGGGCACACGTTGCGCCCGGCGGTGGCCGAGCTGCGCCAGCTCGGCTATCCGCGCGAGTACTCGCCCGACGGCGCCAACCCCACGCTGTACGATTACCAGCGGGTCGATCAAGGCGTGCCGTTCAAGAACCTCACCGGCGACTACACCCGCTTCGGCGACGTGCGCCCGCTACTGGAAGCCGCGGACGATCGCTACGTCATCTTCGGCCGCGGCGAAGAGATCGCGCTGGAGTTCGACGCCAGGCAGCTTCCGAACCTGCCCGCCGGCCAAAGCCGCACCGTCGTGCTTCACGCCGACGGCTATTGCAAAGACATGGACCTCTACACCGCCTTCCCCGACACCGTCGCTCCGCTGCCGTACCACGCGATGGAGAACTATCCGCCGGCAAGACCTGCGCCCGAAACCCCCGAGCACCGAGAGTACCAGCGCACCTGGAACACCCGCCACGTGGCGGGGTAG
- a CDS encoding nitrilase, protein MSTLRYAAAACQFDLPNPTGRGEIVKRVDHMIGMIRHAVEGYAPFLPVKLIVFPEFGHAAPVYPTAAELRRHLTVPIPNEHTERYAEVARELDVYIQTGTFLEEDPAWPHAVFNTTCLVGPEGLLTKYRKVNTWIPWEVNASPHDLDGYKEEMFPVARTAIGNLGVAICYDWIFPEALRQLAANGAEVLIRVSAYMDPWGATAPMDWWTVVNRCRALENIAYVVAANQAASLSHYPPFSWPGGSMIVDYDGRILAQADPGPGEKIVVAPIDIGALRHERSVRRGHHMLAHLRTEAYPVYRQTFFPPGQWTTEPDLDVQKTNDAIDAAKKRLR, encoded by the coding sequence ATGAGCACACTCCGCTACGCCGCTGCCGCTTGCCAGTTCGATCTGCCCAACCCGACAGGCCGCGGCGAGATCGTCAAGCGCGTCGATCACATGATCGGCATGATCCGGCACGCGGTCGAAGGCTACGCGCCATTTCTGCCGGTCAAGCTGATCGTGTTCCCCGAGTTCGGACACGCCGCGCCGGTGTATCCCACCGCCGCCGAGCTGCGCCGGCATCTCACCGTGCCGATCCCTAACGAGCACACCGAGCGCTACGCCGAGGTGGCCCGCGAGCTCGATGTCTACATCCAGACCGGGACGTTCTTGGAAGAAGACCCGGCCTGGCCACACGCGGTGTTCAACACCACGTGCCTGGTCGGCCCCGAAGGGCTGCTCACCAAGTATCGCAAGGTCAACACCTGGATTCCGTGGGAGGTCAACGCCAGCCCCCACGACCTCGATGGCTACAAGGAAGAGATGTTCCCGGTGGCGCGCACGGCGATCGGCAATCTCGGCGTGGCGATCTGCTATGACTGGATTTTTCCGGAGGCTCTGCGGCAACTCGCCGCCAACGGTGCCGAGGTGCTGATTCGTGTTTCGGCGTACATGGACCCGTGGGGCGCGACCGCACCGATGGACTGGTGGACGGTGGTCAACCGCTGCCGCGCGCTGGAGAACATCGCCTACGTGGTTGCGGCCAATCAGGCCGCTAGTCTGTCGCACTATCCGCCGTTCTCGTGGCCGGGCGGCAGCATGATCGTCGACTACGACGGCCGCATCCTCGCGCAAGCCGATCCGGGGCCGGGTGAGAAGATCGTCGTGGCGCCGATCGACATCGGCGCGCTACGGCACGAGCGCAGCGTGCGCCGCGGCCATCACATGCTAGCTCACTTGCGCACGGAAGCGTACCCGGTCTACCGCCAAACGTTCTTTCCCCCCGGCCAGTGGACCACCGAGCCCGACCTCGACGTGCAGAAGACCAACGACGCCATCGACGCGGCGAAGAAGAGGCTGCGATGA